The following are from one region of the Paracoccus sp. S3-43 genome:
- the adh gene encoding aldehyde dehydrogenase, whose translation MPNDQTHEFKGVGVMPFAKRYDNFIGGQWTAPKSGKYFTNTTPITGAEIGEIARSGAEDIEAALDAAHAAKDKWGQTSAAERSLILLRIADRMEQNLELLATAETWDNGKPIRETMAADLPLGIDHFRYFAGVLRAQEGGISEIDHDTVAYHFHEPLGVVGQIIPWNFPLLMAVWKLAPALAAGNCVVLKPAEQTPASIMVWVGLIADLLPPGVLNVVNGFGLEAGKPLASNPRISKIAFTGETTTGRLIMQYASEHLIPVTLELGGKSPNIFFEDVLREDDDFFDKALEGFAMFALNQGEVCTCPSRVLIQESIYDRFIERALKRVEAIKQGDPRDSATMVGAQASSEQKEKILSYFDIGRKEGAEVLIGGEAADHGGELSGGYYIKPTVFRGNNKMRIFQEEIFGPVVSVTTFKDQDEALSIANDTLYGLGAGIWSREANTCYRFGRAIKAGRVWTNCYHAYPAHAAFGGYKQSGIGRENHKMMLDHYQQTKNMLVSYSPKKLGFF comes from the coding sequence ATGCCGAACGACCAGACGCATGAATTCAAGGGCGTGGGCGTGATGCCCTTTGCCAAGCGCTACGACAACTTCATCGGCGGGCAGTGGACCGCGCCGAAGTCGGGCAAGTATTTCACCAACACCACCCCCATCACCGGCGCCGAGATCGGCGAGATCGCCCGGTCGGGTGCCGAGGACATCGAGGCCGCGCTGGATGCGGCCCATGCCGCCAAGGACAAGTGGGGCCAGACCTCGGCCGCGGAACGGTCGCTGATCCTGCTGCGCATCGCCGACCGGATGGAACAGAACCTGGAACTGCTGGCGACGGCGGAAACCTGGGACAACGGCAAGCCGATCCGCGAGACGATGGCCGCCGACCTGCCGCTGGGCATCGACCATTTCCGCTATTTCGCGGGCGTGCTGCGCGCCCAGGAAGGCGGGATTTCGGAAATCGACCACGACACCGTGGCCTATCACTTCCATGAACCCCTGGGCGTCGTGGGCCAGATCATCCCGTGGAACTTCCCGCTGCTGATGGCGGTGTGGAAGCTGGCGCCCGCCCTGGCCGCCGGGAACTGCGTGGTGCTGAAACCGGCCGAGCAGACCCCAGCCAGCATCATGGTTTGGGTCGGGCTGATCGCCGACCTGCTGCCGCCGGGCGTGCTGAACGTCGTCAACGGCTTCGGGCTGGAGGCGGGCAAGCCGCTGGCCTCGAACCCGCGCATCTCGAAGATCGCCTTCACCGGCGAGACGACGACCGGGCGGCTGATCATGCAATACGCGTCGGAACACCTGATCCCGGTCACGCTGGAACTGGGCGGCAAGTCGCCCAACATCTTCTTCGAGGATGTTCTGCGCGAGGATGACGATTTCTTCGACAAGGCCCTGGAAGGCTTCGCGATGTTCGCGCTGAACCAGGGCGAGGTCTGCACCTGCCCGTCGCGCGTGCTGATCCAGGAATCGATCTATGACCGCTTCATCGAACGCGCCCTGAAGCGCGTCGAGGCGATCAAGCAGGGCGATCCGCGCGACAGCGCCACGATGGTCGGCGCGCAGGCATCGTCGGAACAGAAGGAAAAGATCCTCTCCTATTTCGACATCGGCCGCAAGGAAGGCGCCGAGGTTCTGATCGGCGGCGAGGCGGCCGATCATGGCGGGGAACTGTCGGGCGGCTATTACATCAAGCCGACCGTGTTTCGCGGCAACAACAAGATGCGCATCTTCCAGGAGGAGATCTTCGGTCCCGTGGTGTCGGTGACGACCTTCAAGGATCAGGACGAGGCGCTGTCGATCGCCAACGACACGCTCTATGGCCTGGGCGCGGGCATCTGGTCGCGCGAGGCCAATACCTGCTATCGCTTCGGCCGCGCGATCAAGGCGGGCCGGGTCTGGACCAACTGCTATCACGCCTATCCGGCCCATGCGGCCTTCGGCGGCTACAAGCAGTCGGGCATCGGGCGGGAAAACCACAAGATGATGCTGGATCATTACCAGCAGACCAAGAACATGCTGGTCAGCTATAGCCCGAAGAAGCTGGGCTTCTTCTGA
- a CDS encoding GAF domain-containing protein, with the protein MRHADYVARQSQSSSATSALTASWRRSLLKHGLDPADARRPERLTLAELSQRRQAMDPFLRVAAPQLDQLFNLVGLSGCNVMLTDADGVVLDQRVNGADAEQFRDWGLWQGTRWSEAAQGTNGIGTCLAEGRQVTIHRDEHFHTRNTGMSCMDAPIWGPDGRLLAALDVSSARAEQTERYNRLIAAQVAQTARAIEAVFFRASFPDARIVVADDTADAAVLLALDKDDLAIGATRAARRALGLEREGAIRPRPAADLLGRDDDLTGFERAERAAVVRALARSDGNVSAAARALGIGRATLYRRMSRLGLAEKSG; encoded by the coding sequence ATGCGTCACGCGGATTACGTCGCAAGGCAGTCGCAGTCGAGTTCCGCGACCTCGGCCCTGACAGCGTCATGGCGGCGGTCGCTGCTGAAGCACGGGCTGGATCCCGCCGACGCCCGCCGCCCCGAACGGCTGACCCTTGCGGAGCTGAGCCAGCGCCGGCAGGCCATGGATCCGTTCCTGCGCGTGGCCGCCCCGCAACTGGACCAGCTGTTCAACCTGGTCGGGCTGTCGGGCTGCAACGTGATGCTGACCGATGCCGACGGGGTGGTGCTGGACCAGCGGGTGAACGGCGCGGATGCCGAACAGTTCCGCGACTGGGGGCTGTGGCAGGGCACGCGGTGGTCCGAGGCCGCCCAGGGCACCAACGGCATCGGCACCTGCCTGGCCGAGGGGCGGCAGGTCACCATCCACCGCGACGAACATTTCCACACCCGCAACACCGGCATGTCCTGCATGGACGCGCCGATCTGGGGACCGGACGGGCGGCTGCTGGCGGCGCTGGATGTCAGCTCGGCCCGCGCCGAACAGACCGAACGCTATAACCGGCTGATCGCGGCCCAGGTGGCGCAGACCGCGCGGGCCATCGAGGCGGTGTTCTTCCGCGCCAGCTTCCCCGACGCGCGCATCGTCGTGGCCGACGACACGGCGGATGCCGCCGTCCTGCTGGCCCTGGACAAGGACGACCTGGCCATCGGCGCCACCCGCGCCGCGCGCCGCGCCCTGGGGCTGGAGCGCGAGGGCGCGATCCGCCCGCGCCCGGCGGCCGACCTGCTGGGCCGCGACGACGACCTGACCGGCTTCGAGCGTGCCGAACGCGCCGCCGTGGTCCGCGCGCTGGCGCGGTCCGACGGCAATGTCTCGGCCGCCGCGCGCGCCCTGGGGATCGGGCGGGCGACGCTGTATCGCCGCATGTCCCGGCTGGGACTGGCGGAAAAATCCGGCTGA
- a CDS encoding membrane-bound PQQ-dependent dehydrogenase, glucose/quinate/shikimate family: protein MRIFLTLVFGIIGAALLAGGIYLAILGGSPFIAVAGAALLLVALLAFVRSPVTHWAYAGFLIALSAWSWFDAGYDWWALASRMGMFLILGLLLLLPFGAPRQRSGRVALLAVAVIAGLGLLGSLATDPHEIKGTLPDQIANADPDMGPPGGPEDWLAYGRTDFGQRYSPLDQITAENVAALETAWTYRTGDLRQPGDTDETTYQATPIKIGNTLYLCTPHNWLVALDADTGAERWVYKADISPLSQRQHQTCRGVSYWPGDGGAAAPSGAAAVLPADTDHPATPAVAAAVTADATPDMRCDTRLFMPTSDAHLLALDPTTGELCADFADNGSLNLIHNMPFRQAGFYYSTSPPVIVGNALVVGGAVNDNYDIDAPSGVIRAYDVRDGRLLWNWDSGNPGATEPFDVNDPAQVYTPSSPNSWAPMSADPALGLVYVPMGNRTPDQLGMFRNEAEETYASSVVALDAATGQARWVQQFVHHDLWDMDTPAQPTLLDLDMPQGRVPALVVPTKQGDVYVLNRETGEPILPVTERPAPQGTVPEDFAAPTQPVSALSFEPEPLTESQMWGATLIDQMLCRIRFRQLRYEGRYTPPSLQGTIVYPGNFGVFNWGGIAVDPRRQVMFGMPLQLAFTSRLVPADQAEGATNSGEQGLNSNTGAPYAIEMGPFLSPLGVPCQQPPWGFVAGADLRTGEIAWKHRNATTMDMTPLPIPLPLGMPGIGGPVVTGSGVVFLAAAVDNYIRAYDLTTGQELWRGRLPAGGQATPMTYLDSQGRQVVVLVAGGHGSIGTDLGDHVLAWRLPAGTGGN from the coding sequence ATGCGCATCTTCCTCACCCTGGTCTTTGGCATCATCGGCGCCGCCCTGCTGGCGGGCGGCATCTATCTTGCGATCCTTGGCGGCAGCCCGTTCATCGCCGTCGCGGGCGCGGCGCTGCTGCTGGTGGCGCTGCTGGCCTTCGTGCGCAGCCCGGTGACCCACTGGGCCTATGCCGGTTTCCTGATCGCGCTGTCGGCCTGGTCCTGGTTCGACGCGGGCTATGACTGGTGGGCGCTTGCCTCGCGCATGGGGATGTTCCTGATCCTGGGCCTGCTGTTGCTGCTGCCCTTCGGGGCTCCGCGACAGCGGTCTGGACGGGTTGCGCTGCTGGCAGTGGCGGTGATCGCCGGACTGGGTCTGCTGGGCAGCCTCGCCACCGACCCGCATGAAATCAAGGGCACGCTGCCCGACCAGATCGCCAATGCCGATCCCGACATGGGACCGCCCGGCGGGCCCGAGGACTGGCTGGCCTATGGCCGCACCGATTTCGGGCAGCGGTATTCCCCGTTGGACCAGATCACCGCCGAAAACGTCGCCGCGCTGGAAACCGCCTGGACCTATCGGACCGGCGACCTGAGGCAGCCCGGCGACACGGACGAGACGACCTATCAGGCGACGCCGATCAAGATCGGCAACACGCTGTATCTGTGCACGCCGCATAACTGGCTGGTGGCGCTGGATGCCGATACCGGCGCGGAGCGGTGGGTCTACAAGGCCGATATCAGCCCGCTGAGCCAGCGCCAGCACCAGACCTGCCGGGGCGTCAGCTACTGGCCCGGCGATGGGGGCGCGGCGGCGCCCTCGGGTGCGGCGGCGGTCCTGCCCGCCGATACCGACCATCCCGCCACCCCCGCCGTCGCCGCCGCCGTCACCGCGGATGCGACGCCCGACATGCGATGCGACACGCGGCTGTTCATGCCGACCTCGGACGCGCATCTGCTGGCCCTGGATCCGACCACGGGCGAGCTTTGCGCCGATTTCGCCGACAACGGATCGCTGAACCTGATCCACAACATGCCGTTCCGGCAGGCGGGCTTCTATTACTCCACCTCGCCCCCGGTGATCGTCGGCAATGCCCTGGTGGTCGGCGGCGCGGTCAACGACAATTACGATATCGACGCCCCGTCGGGCGTGATCCGCGCCTATGACGTGCGCGACGGGCGGCTGTTGTGGAACTGGGATTCCGGCAATCCCGGCGCGACCGAACCCTTCGATGTCAACGACCCGGCGCAAGTCTATACCCCGTCCTCGCCCAACAGTTGGGCGCCCATGTCGGCGGATCCGGCGCTTGGGCTGGTCTATGTGCCGATGGGCAACCGCACGCCCGACCAGCTGGGCATGTTCCGCAACGAAGCCGAGGAAACCTATGCCAGTTCGGTGGTGGCGCTGGATGCGGCCACCGGGCAGGCCCGCTGGGTGCAGCAGTTCGTGCATCACGACCTGTGGGACATGGACACGCCCGCCCAGCCGACGTTGCTGGATCTGGACATGCCGCAGGGCCGGGTGCCCGCCCTGGTCGTGCCGACCAAGCAGGGCGATGTGTATGTGCTGAACCGCGAGACGGGCGAGCCGATCCTGCCCGTCACCGAACGCCCCGCGCCCCAGGGCACCGTCCCCGAGGATTTCGCAGCGCCGACCCAGCCCGTTTCGGCGCTGAGCTTCGAGCCGGAACCGCTGACCGAATCGCAGATGTGGGGCGCGACGCTGATCGACCAGATGCTGTGCCGCATCCGGTTCCGGCAGTTGCGATACGAGGGACGCTATACCCCGCCCTCGTTGCAGGGCACCATCGTCTATCCCGGCAATTTCGGCGTCTTCAACTGGGGCGGCATCGCCGTCGATCCGCGCCGCCAGGTGATGTTCGGAATGCCGCTGCAACTGGCCTTCACCTCGCGCCTGGTGCCTGCGGACCAGGCGGAAGGGGCGACCAATTCCGGCGAACAGGGGCTGAATTCCAATACCGGCGCCCCCTATGCGATCGAGATGGGACCGTTCCTGTCGCCCTTGGGCGTCCCCTGCCAGCAGCCGCCCTGGGGGTTCGTCGCGGGCGCCGACCTGCGCACGGGCGAGATCGCCTGGAAGCACCGCAACGCCACGACCATGGACATGACCCCGCTGCCGATCCCGCTGCCCCTGGGGATGCCCGGCATCGGCGGGCCGGTCGTCACCGGGTCGGGCGTGGTCTTCCTGGCCGCCGCCGTGGACAACTATATCCGCGCCTATGACCTGACGACCGGACAGGAACTGTGGCGCGGCAGGTTGCCCGCGGGCGGGCAGGCGACGCCCATGACCTATCTGGACAGCCAGGGACGGCAGGTGGTGGTGCTGGTCGCAGGCGGACATGGATCCATCGGCACCGACCTGGGCGACCATGTGCTGGCCTGGCGGCTGCCTGCGGGGACCGGGGGCAATTAG
- a CDS encoding ATP-binding cassette domain-containing protein — protein sequence MVDLKLTGIAKSYGDVQVLRDIDLEIRSGEFIVFVGPSGCGKSTLLRMIAGLERIGAGTLDIDGQRVNDIPPSQRGIAMVFQSYALYPHMTVRDNMAFALRIAGKSRAEVREATDRAGRMLQLTPYLDRLPKALSGGQRQRVAIGRAILRDPKVYLFDEPLSNLDAALRVATRIEIAQLKAVMPDRTMIYVTHDQTEAMTLADRIVVLAGGGIAQVGAPLELYARPMNELVARFIGSPAMNLLPGRVTGIGATTTVQLDGGGTAQVAIPTRAGDEGMRVNLGLRPEDMRETDGPAIFAGTVDLTEALGEVTLLYFGPGGEGVPVVAKLPGIHPGLTGRMVRLTADPAALHLFHNGQSLLYRDGGNCRPV from the coding sequence ATGGTCGATCTGAAGCTGACCGGGATCGCCAAGTCCTATGGCGACGTGCAGGTGTTGCGCGACATCGACCTGGAGATCAGGTCGGGCGAATTCATCGTGTTCGTTGGGCCGTCGGGTTGCGGGAAATCGACCCTGCTGCGGATGATCGCCGGGCTGGAACGGATCGGCGCCGGGACGCTGGACATCGACGGGCAGCGGGTGAACGACATCCCGCCCAGCCAGCGTGGCATCGCCATGGTGTTCCAGTCCTATGCCCTTTATCCGCACATGACGGTGCGCGACAACATGGCCTTCGCGCTGAGGATCGCGGGCAAGTCGCGCGCCGAGGTGCGCGAGGCCACCGACCGCGCGGGCCGGATGCTGCAACTGACCCCCTATCTGGACCGGCTGCCCAAGGCGCTGTCGGGCGGGCAGCGCCAGCGGGTCGCCATCGGCCGGGCGATCCTGCGCGATCCCAAGGTCTATCTGTTCGACGAGCCGCTATCGAACCTGGACGCCGCCCTGCGCGTCGCCACGCGGATCGAGATCGCGCAGCTGAAGGCCGTGATGCCCGACCGCACGATGATCTATGTCACCCATGACCAGACCGAGGCGATGACGCTTGCCGACCGCATCGTCGTTCTGGCGGGCGGCGGCATCGCCCAGGTCGGCGCGCCGCTGGAACTCTATGCGCGCCCGATGAACGAACTCGTGGCCCGCTTCATCGGCAGCCCGGCGATGAACCTGCTGCCGGGCCGCGTGACCGGCATCGGCGCCACGACCACCGTGCAGCTTGACGGCGGCGGCACCGCGCAGGTGGCGATCCCGACCCGCGCGGGGGACGAGGGGATGCGCGTCAACCTGGGCCTCCGCCCCGAGGACATGCGCGAAACCGACGGTCCCGCGATCTTCGCAGGCACGGTCGACCTGACCGAGGCCCTGGGCGAGGTGACGCTGCTTTATTTCGGCCCGGGGGGCGAGGGCGTGCCGGTCGTCGCCAAGCTGCCCGGCATCCATCCCGGCCTTACCGGCCGGATGGTGCGCCTGACCGCCGATCCGGCGGCGCTGCACCTTTTTCACAACGGGCAATCGCTGCTGTATCGCGACGGGGGGAACTGCCGCCCTGTGTGA
- a CDS encoding alpha-amylase family glycosyl hydrolase, whose product MTEKTVDWWKGGVIYQIYPRSFQDTTGDGIGDLAGITQRLPYVASLGVDAVWISPFFTSPMKDFGYDVCDYRGIDPLFGGMEDFDVLIERAHELGLKVMIDLVMSHTSDQHPWFIESRASRDNDKADWYVWADPKPDGTPPTNWLSIFGGPAWQWDARREQYYLHNFLASQPDLNFHNAEVQDELLDMAKFWLDKGVDGFRLDTVNFYFHDAQLRDNPPLAKELRKSDTAPAVNPYNHQSHRHDKSQPENIAFLERMATLLRSYGAAVIGEIGDSERALELLEEYTGVAGRMQMSYVFDFLSGQDLAATRISEVFEALHSVAPNSWPCWAMSNHDVVRHISRWNLSDQAAKAYATVLLCLKGSVCLYQGEELGLPEADIAFEDLQDPYGKEFWPEFKGRDGCRTPMVWDMGVNGGFSTAKPWLPVPHTHLQRTVVGQEADAQSMLHHYRWAIGLRRKHSALRGGSMTDMHADGPVLTFKRADHHQTLHIRANLSDTEAGGLNPWQVQIIEG is encoded by the coding sequence TTGACGGAAAAGACCGTGGATTGGTGGAAGGGCGGCGTGATCTATCAGATCTATCCGCGCAGTTTTCAGGACACGACCGGCGACGGCATCGGCGATCTGGCGGGGATCACGCAGCGCCTGCCTTATGTCGCCTCGCTTGGGGTGGATGCGGTCTGGATCTCGCCCTTCTTCACGTCGCCCATGAAGGATTTCGGCTATGATGTCTGCGACTATCGCGGCATCGACCCGCTGTTCGGCGGGATGGAGGATTTCGACGTCCTGATCGAACGCGCCCATGAGTTGGGCCTGAAGGTGATGATCGACCTGGTGATGTCGCATACCTCGGACCAGCACCCGTGGTTCATCGAAAGCCGCGCCAGCCGCGACAACGACAAGGCCGACTGGTATGTCTGGGCCGATCCCAAGCCCGACGGGACGCCGCCCACCAACTGGCTGTCGATCTTCGGCGGTCCGGCCTGGCAATGGGACGCGCGGCGCGAACAGTATTACCTGCACAATTTCCTGGCCTCGCAGCCCGACCTGAACTTCCACAACGCGGAAGTGCAGGACGAATTGCTGGACATGGCGAAATTCTGGCTGGACAAGGGCGTGGACGGCTTCCGGCTGGATACCGTCAACTTCTATTTCCACGACGCGCAACTGCGCGACAACCCGCCCCTGGCGAAGGAATTGCGCAAGTCCGACACGGCCCCGGCGGTCAATCCCTATAACCACCAGAGCCACCGCCATGACAAGTCGCAGCCCGAAAACATCGCCTTCCTTGAGCGGATGGCGACGCTGCTGCGCAGTTACGGCGCCGCCGTGATCGGCGAGATCGGCGACAGCGAACGCGCGCTGGAACTGCTGGAGGAATATACCGGCGTCGCGGGCCGGATGCAGATGTCCTATGTGTTCGACTTCCTGTCGGGCCAGGATCTGGCCGCCACCCGCATCTCCGAGGTGTTCGAGGCCCTGCATTCCGTCGCGCCGAATTCCTGGCCGTGCTGGGCGATGTCGAACCACGATGTCGTGCGCCATATCAGCCGCTGGAACCTGTCGGACCAGGCCGCCAAGGCCTATGCGACGGTGCTGCTGTGCCTGAAGGGATCGGTCTGCCTGTATCAGGGCGAGGAACTGGGCCTGCCCGAGGCTGACATCGCCTTCGAGGATTTGCAGGATCCCTATGGCAAGGAATTCTGGCCGGAATTCAAGGGCCGCGACGGTTGCCGGACGCCGATGGTCTGGGACATGGGCGTCAATGGCGGCTTTTCGACGGCCAAGCCCTGGCTGCCGGTGCCTCATACCCATCTGCAACGCACCGTGGTGGGGCAGGAAGCCGACGCGCAATCCATGCTGCACCATTACCGCTGGGCCATCGGGCTGCGCCGCAAGCATTCGGCGCTGCGTGGCGGATCCATGACGGACATGCATGCCGACGGCCCGGTCCTGACCTTCAAGCGCGCCGACCACCATCAGACGCTGCATATCCGCGCCAACCTGTCGGACACCGAGGCGGGCGGCCTGAACCCGTGGCAGGTCCAGATCATCGAGGGGTGA
- a CDS encoding carbohydrate ABC transporter permease codes for MKGMAGQKSSLVWAVNIAAFLLVLLWTIPTLGLLVSSFRDRDQILTSGWWRSFSAQEATGFLRSGTAEDAVQRDGQYVIEGNVLTEGQTLIAWGTRAREPGAFQPGDTAKIGDGWQITVAGDGSYRMTSPTPFEMRRGERIFVTTRAPARLMAETYSRVLTAEGLGRAFMNTLTVTIPATVIPILIAAFAAYALAWMEFPGRAILTAAVVGLLVVPLQVALIPLLRLHNELGIGKGYLGIWLAHTGFGLPLAIYLLRNSMVGLPREVIESARVDGATEFQIFRKIVLPLSFPALAGFAIFQFLWVWNDLLVATVFLGNTREQLVMTGVLRELMGSKGGEWEILAASAFVSIAVPLVVFFAMQKYLVRGLLAGSVKGG; via the coding sequence ATGAAGGGCATGGCCGGACAGAAATCAAGCCTCGTCTGGGCGGTCAACATCGCGGCCTTCCTGCTGGTGCTGTTGTGGACCATCCCGACGCTGGGCCTGCTGGTGTCGTCCTTCCGGGATCGCGACCAGATCCTGACCTCGGGCTGGTGGCGGTCGTTTTCCGCGCAGGAGGCCACCGGCTTCCTGCGCAGCGGCACGGCCGAGGACGCGGTCCAGCGGGACGGGCAATATGTGATCGAGGGCAACGTGCTGACCGAAGGCCAGACCCTGATCGCCTGGGGCACCCGCGCCCGCGAACCGGGGGCCTTCCAGCCGGGCGACACGGCCAAGATCGGCGACGGCTGGCAGATCACCGTGGCCGGCGACGGCAGCTATCGCATGACCTCGCCCACCCCGTTCGAGATGCGCCGGGGCGAGCGGATCTTCGTCACCACCCGCGCCCCCGCCCGCCTGATGGCCGAGACCTACAGCCGTGTCCTGACCGCCGAAGGCCTGGGCCGGGCCTTCATGAACACGCTGACCGTGACCATCCCCGCCACCGTGATCCCGATCCTGATCGCCGCCTTCGCCGCCTATGCCCTGGCCTGGATGGAGTTTCCGGGCCGCGCCATCCTGACCGCCGCCGTGGTGGGGCTGCTGGTGGTGCCCTTGCAGGTGGCGCTGATCCCGCTGTTGCGGCTGCACAACGAGCTGGGGATCGGCAAGGGCTATCTGGGGATCTGGCTCGCGCATACCGGCTTCGGCCTGCCGCTGGCGATCTATCTTCTGCGCAACTCCATGGTCGGCCTGCCGCGCGAGGTGATCGAATCCGCCCGTGTCGACGGCGCGACAGAGTTCCAGATTTTCCGCAAGATCGTCCTGCCGCTGTCTTTTCCGGCACTGGCGGGCTTTGCGATCTTCCAGTTCCTGTGGGTCTGGAACGACCTGCTGGTCGCGACCGTTTTCCTGGGCAATACCAGGGAGCAACTGGTCATGACCGGCGTCCTGCGCGAATTGATGGGATCGAAGGGCGGGGAGTGGGAAATCCTTGCCGCCTCGGCCTTCGTCTCGATCGCGGTGCCGCTGGTCGTGTTCTTTGCGATGCAGAAATATCTGGTTCGCGGATTGCTGGCCGGATCGGTGAAAGGTGGATGA
- a CDS encoding sugar ABC transporter permease produces the protein MELLWLAVGTIAIGVFGCVAWFWGSNLILDRIYPPRGPNAGDNIRKAGQIRPWLFLGPAILFLGVYLVYPIFDSLWRSLHNARGTEFVGGSNYAWLMGDGKFRESMRNNLLWLLVVPALSTLFGLIAAQLTDRLKWGHIGKSLIFMPMAISFVGAGVIWKFIYEYRAPGENQIGLLNAIVQALGGGPQLWLTLIPWNNLFLMIVLVWIQTGFAMVILSAALRGIPEETIEAAILDGASPWQVFFRIKVPQIMGTIAVVWTTITIVVLKVFDIVFVMTNGQWGTQVLANLMYDWMFRGTPDYGRGSAIAIILMLLVTPIMIWNIVHARREAR, from the coding sequence ATGGAACTGCTCTGGCTGGCCGTCGGCACCATCGCCATCGGCGTCTTCGGCTGCGTGGCCTGGTTCTGGGGATCGAACCTGATCCTGGACCGCATCTATCCCCCGCGCGGGCCGAATGCCGGGGATAATATCCGCAAGGCGGGCCAGATCCGGCCCTGGCTGTTTCTGGGTCCGGCGATCCTGTTCCTGGGCGTCTATCTGGTCTATCCGATCTTCGACAGCCTGTGGCGGTCGCTCCACAATGCGCGGGGCACCGAATTCGTGGGCGGGTCCAACTATGCCTGGCTGATGGGTGACGGAAAATTCCGCGAATCCATGCGCAACAACCTGCTGTGGCTGCTGGTCGTGCCGGCGCTGTCCACGCTGTTCGGGCTGATAGCGGCGCAACTGACCGACCGGCTGAAATGGGGCCATATCGGCAAGTCGCTGATCTTCATGCCGATGGCGATCAGCTTCGTCGGCGCCGGGGTGATCTGGAAATTCATCTATGAATACCGCGCGCCGGGCGAGAACCAGATCGGGTTGCTGAACGCCATCGTCCAGGCGCTCGGCGGGGGGCCGCAACTGTGGCTGACGCTGATCCCCTGGAACAACCTGTTCCTGATGATCGTGCTGGTCTGGATCCAGACCGGGTTCGCCATGGTGATCCTGTCCGCCGCCCTGCGCGGCATCCCGGAAGAAACCATCGAGGCCGCGATCCTGGACGGCGCGTCCCCTTGGCAGGTGTTCTTCAGGATCAAGGTGCCGCAGATCATGGGCACCATCGCGGTGGTCTGGACCACCATCACCATCGTGGTGCTGAAGGTCTTCGACATCGTCTTCGTGATGACCAACGGGCAATGGGGCACGCAGGTGCTGGCGAACCTGATGTATGACTGGATGTTCCGCGGCACCCCTGATTACGGGCGCGGATCGGCCATCGCCATCATCCTGATGCTGCTGGTCACGCCGATCATGATCTGGAACATCGTCCACGCCCGGCGCGAGGCGCGGTGA